The following proteins come from a genomic window of Kitasatospora cineracea:
- a CDS encoding maleylpyruvate isomerase N-terminal domain-containing protein, with amino-acid sequence MDRIGHRELRAALAETRNVLTPHLGRDWGVPAGPLEWNCRDTLAHLGHDLLAYAGQLTARPADRYLPFDLTVRQEADPADLLATALACGELLALALAAADPGLRAWHWGPTDPAGFAAMGVAETLLHTHDITTGLALDRTPPPALCAAVLARLFPDAPAGDPAPVLLWCTGRAELPGRPRRESWTWRAALPE; translated from the coding sequence ATGGATCGGATCGGTCACCGGGAACTGCGCGCCGCCCTGGCGGAGACGCGGAACGTCCTCACCCCGCACCTCGGCCGGGACTGGGGCGTCCCGGCCGGTCCGCTGGAGTGGAACTGCCGGGACACGCTGGCCCACCTCGGCCACGACCTGCTCGCCTACGCCGGGCAGCTCACCGCCCGGCCCGCCGACCGCTACCTGCCCTTCGACCTGACGGTGCGCCAGGAGGCCGACCCGGCCGACCTGTTGGCCACCGCCCTGGCCTGCGGCGAGCTGCTGGCCCTCGCGCTGGCCGCCGCCGACCCCGGCCTGCGGGCCTGGCACTGGGGCCCGACCGACCCGGCCGGCTTCGCCGCGATGGGCGTCGCCGAAACCCTGCTGCACACCCACGACATCACCACCGGCCTCGCCCTCGACCGGACGCCGCCGCCCGCGCTCTGCGCCGCCGTCCTGGCCCGGCTCTTCCCCGACGCCCCCGCCGGCGACCCCGCCCCCGTCCTGCTCTGGTGCACCGGCCGCGCCGAACTGCCGGGCCGCCCGCGCCGGGAGTCCTGGACGTGGCGGGCGGCGCTCCCCGAGTAG
- a CDS encoding YbaK/EbsC family protein: MSEQTEQVEQLGQSVRAPFGNFPKVRRAVDVAGELAPPVAELLGRWDAELARQVLYVDTDPELADTAVFCAAYDVPAEASANCVVVAAKRGGESALAAGLVLATTRLDVNKAVRGHLGARKVSFAPMDTAVGESGMEYGGITPVGLPAHWPLLVDAAVAAAPYVLVGSGRRRGKLILPGTVVGALPGAQVLEGLAG, translated from the coding sequence ATGAGCGAGCAGACGGAGCAGGTGGAGCAGTTGGGGCAGTCGGTGCGGGCGCCGTTCGGGAACTTCCCGAAGGTGCGGCGGGCGGTGGACGTCGCCGGGGAACTGGCGCCGCCGGTGGCCGAGTTGCTCGGGCGCTGGGACGCCGAACTGGCCCGGCAGGTGCTCTACGTGGACACCGACCCCGAACTGGCCGACACCGCCGTGTTCTGCGCCGCGTACGACGTCCCGGCGGAGGCGTCCGCGAACTGCGTGGTGGTCGCCGCCAAGCGCGGCGGCGAGAGCGCACTGGCGGCCGGGCTGGTGCTGGCCACCACCCGGCTCGACGTCAACAAGGCGGTCCGCGGCCACCTGGGCGCGCGCAAGGTCTCGTTCGCGCCGATGGACACCGCCGTCGGCGAGAGCGGCATGGAGTACGGCGGCATCACCCCCGTCGGCCTGCCCGCGCACTGGCCGCTGCTGGTCGACGCCGCGGTCGCCGCGGCCCCGTACGTGCTGGTCGGCAGCGGGCGGCGGCGCGGAAAGCTGATCCTGCCCGGCACGGTCGTCGGCGCGCTGCCCGGCGCGCAGGTGCTGGAGGGGCTGGCCGGCTGA
- the msrA gene encoding peptide-methionine (S)-S-oxide reductase MsrA yields MTTDRAVLAGGCFWGMQELIRNLPGVQSTRTGYTGGENAHATYRNHPGHAEALEIVYDPERISYRTLLEYFFQIHDPSTLDRQGNDIGSSYRSAIFYADEAQRATALDTIADVDASGLWPGKVVTEVTPVGDFWEAEPEHQDYLQHYPNGYTCHYPRPGWKLPVREGA; encoded by the coding sequence ATGACCACGGACCGTGCTGTCCTGGCCGGCGGTTGCTTCTGGGGAATGCAGGAGCTGATCCGCAACCTCCCCGGCGTCCAGTCGACCCGCACCGGCTACACCGGCGGCGAGAACGCGCACGCCACCTACCGCAACCACCCCGGCCACGCCGAGGCGCTGGAGATCGTCTACGACCCGGAGCGGATCAGCTACCGGACGCTGCTGGAGTACTTCTTCCAGATCCACGACCCGAGCACCCTGGACCGGCAGGGCAACGACATCGGCAGCAGCTACCGCTCGGCGATCTTCTATGCGGACGAGGCCCAGCGCGCCACCGCCCTCGACACCATCGCGGACGTCGACGCGAGCGGCCTCTGGCCGGGCAAGGTCGTCACCGAGGTCACCCCGGTCGGCGACTTCTGGGAGGCCGAACCCGAGCACCAGGACTACCTGCAGCACTACCCCAACGGCTACACCTGCCACTACCCGCGCCCGGGCTGGAAGCTCCCGGTGCGCGAGGGCGCGTGA
- a CDS encoding TetR/AcrR family transcriptional regulator, with amino-acid sequence MARAGLTPEVLARAGAELADEVGFEQVTVTELARRFDVKVASLYSHVRSSHDLKVRIALLALAELADRATDAVAGRAGRDALAAFAEAYRGYAREHPGRYAAARLRLDPETAAASAAPRHSRLTRAILRGYHLPEPAQTHAVRLLGGVFHGYIDLEAAGGFAHTPVPAQESWDWIVDSLDTLLRTHPAPGSQPLQEP; translated from the coding sequence GTGGCACGTGCAGGTCTGACCCCGGAGGTACTGGCCCGAGCGGGCGCGGAACTCGCCGACGAGGTGGGCTTCGAGCAGGTGACGGTGACCGAGCTGGCCCGCCGCTTCGACGTCAAGGTCGCCAGCCTGTACTCGCACGTCAGGAGCTCGCACGACCTCAAGGTGCGGATCGCCCTGCTCGCCCTGGCCGAACTCGCCGACCGCGCCACCGACGCCGTCGCCGGCCGGGCCGGCCGCGACGCCCTGGCCGCCTTCGCCGAGGCCTACCGCGGCTACGCCCGCGAGCACCCGGGCCGCTACGCCGCCGCCCGGCTGCGCCTCGACCCCGAGACCGCCGCCGCCAGCGCCGCTCCCCGCCACTCCCGGCTGACCCGGGCCATCCTCCGCGGCTACCACCTCCCCGAGCCCGCCCAGACCCACGCCGTCCGCCTCCTCGGCGGCGTCTTCCACGGCTACATCGACCTCGAGGCCGCCGGGGGCTTCGCCCACACCCCCGTTCCCGCGCAGGAGTCCTGGGACTGGATCGTCGACTCCCTCGACACCCTCCTCCGTACTCACCCCGCGCCGGGGTCACAGCCGCTGCAGGAGCCGTAG
- a CDS encoding FBP domain-containing protein, with protein MRQLTDPEIRAAFLNCSKGEAKRLNLPRELPEQPWPELDFLGWRDPQAPDRAYLVAELDGRPQAVVLRSSSGASWQPRRSICSLCVTTHTGGVSLLVAPLAGPAGRQGNSVGAYICSDLACPLYVRGLRETGTKIHESLTQEQRIERMRGNLAAFLAKVRGETAPTG; from the coding sequence GTGAGACAGCTGACCGACCCCGAGATCCGCGCCGCGTTCCTGAACTGCTCCAAGGGCGAGGCGAAACGACTGAACCTGCCCCGCGAGCTGCCCGAACAGCCCTGGCCGGAGCTGGACTTCCTCGGCTGGCGCGACCCGCAGGCCCCCGACCGGGCCTACCTGGTCGCCGAGCTGGACGGCCGCCCGCAGGCCGTCGTCCTGCGCTCCTCCTCCGGCGCGTCCTGGCAGCCCCGCCGCAGCATCTGCTCGCTCTGCGTCACCACCCACACCGGCGGGGTCTCCCTGCTGGTGGCCCCGCTGGCCGGCCCCGCCGGGCGACAGGGCAACTCGGTCGGTGCGTACATATGCAGCGACCTGGCCTGCCCGCTGTACGTCCGCGGCCTGCGCGAGACCGGCACCAAGATCCACGAGTCGCTGACGCAGGAGCAGCGGATCGAACGGATGCGCGGCAACCTGGCGGCCTTCCTGGCCAAGGTCCGCGGGGAGACGGCGCCGACGGGCTGA
- a CDS encoding class I SAM-dependent methyltransferase: MAGFAVDDAAGVPDTAAVLEAFDALERRMWSGRAAAYAASFARLCAHPVPALLDAAAAAACARDARVTAVDAEPSMLAEARRNAPAAEVRAATLPELPFADASFDAVVGNFVINHVGRQRAAVAELRRVLRPGGRLALTAWATPAPPGQALLGRAVEAAGVPRPAHLPPPPAALQALGSPDGFTALLTAGGLHDAQCRTLRWDHRTTEEEWWSGPATRVAFLGELLHSQPPAVRTRVRREFGRLAEEFRTADGGLALPHAALLVSARR; this comes from the coding sequence ATGGCGGGCTTCGCGGTGGACGACGCGGCCGGGGTACCGGACACGGCGGCCGTCCTTGAGGCGTTCGACGCTCTGGAACGGCGGATGTGGAGCGGGCGGGCCGCCGCCTACGCCGCGAGCTTCGCCCGCCTGTGCGCCCACCCGGTACCCGCGCTGCTGGACGCCGCCGCGGCCGCCGCCTGCGCGCGCGACGCCCGGGTCACCGCCGTCGACGCCGAACCGAGCATGCTCGCCGAGGCCCGGCGCAACGCCCCGGCGGCCGAGGTACGCGCCGCGACGCTCCCCGAACTCCCCTTCGCCGACGCCTCGTTCGACGCGGTGGTCGGCAACTTCGTGATCAACCACGTCGGGCGGCAGCGCGCCGCCGTCGCCGAACTGCGCCGCGTCCTGCGCCCCGGCGGCCGCCTCGCCCTCACCGCCTGGGCCACCCCCGCCCCGCCCGGACAGGCCCTGCTGGGCCGGGCCGTCGAAGCCGCCGGCGTGCCCCGGCCCGCCCACCTCCCGCCACCACCCGCCGCACTCCAGGCACTCGGCAGCCCCGACGGCTTCACCGCGCTGCTCACGGCCGGCGGCCTGCACGACGCGCAGTGCCGCACCCTGCGCTGGGACCACCGCACCACCGAGGAGGAGTGGTGGTCCGGCCCCGCCACCCGGGTCGCCTTCCTCGGCGAACTGCTGCACAGCCAGCCACCGGCCGTCCGGACCCGGGTCCGGCGGGAGTTCGGGCGCCTCGCCGAGGAGTTCCGCACGGCGGACGGCGGATTGGCCCTCCCGCACGCGGCGTTGCTGGTCTCGGCCCGTCGCTGA